Proteins encoded by one window of Lactobacillus sp. ESL0684:
- a CDS encoding thiamine diphosphokinase, with translation MKAIALLGGPENKWPADLKQQLLLARKKQVLLIGVDRGSILLEELGFVPDLAVGDFDSLKPKELAQIEANVSDIRYSAAAKDFTDTELMIRYAFEDYQVDSLTMYGATGGRIDHFLNNFLMCLHPQMRPFAEKMVLIDEQNAISFYNPGQHQVQRLAGYSYFGVATLTAVTDLNIKHARYDLEHYCRDYPVSFSSNEFLPASDDFELSFAKGVVAVIQAKDLDRFQNI, from the coding sequence ATGAAGGCAATCGCTTTATTAGGTGGTCCAGAGAATAAGTGGCCAGCAGACCTTAAGCAGCAGTTATTGCTAGCTCGAAAAAAGCAGGTTTTATTAATCGGAGTTGATCGAGGCAGTATCTTGTTAGAAGAACTAGGGTTTGTTCCCGACTTAGCAGTTGGTGACTTTGATTCGCTCAAACCAAAAGAATTGGCTCAAATTGAGGCTAATGTTAGCGATATTCGGTATTCGGCAGCTGCTAAGGATTTTACGGATACCGAATTAATGATTAGATATGCTTTTGAAGATTATCAGGTTGATTCATTAACAATGTATGGCGCAACTGGTGGCAGAATTGACCATTTTTTAAATAATTTTTTGATGTGTTTGCATCCACAAATGAGACCTTTTGCTGAAAAGATGGTGTTAATTGATGAACAAAATGCAATTAGTTTTTATAATCCTGGTCAACACCAAGTGCAGCGATTAGCGGGGTACTCTTATTTTGGCGTTGCCACATTAACGGCAGTGACCGATTTGAACATTAAACATGCTAGATATGATTTAGAACATTATTGTCGTGATTATCCGGTCTCATTTAGTTCCAACGAGTTTTTGCCAGCTAGTGATGATTTTGAGCTTTCCTTTGCTAAGGGAGTGGTGGCAGTCATTCAGGCCAAAGACCTAGACCGATTTCAAAATATTTAA
- the rpmB gene encoding 50S ribosomal protein L28 gives MAKDYITGKKTAFGNTRSHSLNSSRRTWKPNLQKVRILVDGKPKRVWVSTKTLKSGKVTRA, from the coding sequence ATGGCAAAAGATTATATTACAGGTAAGAAGACTGCTTTTGGTAACACCCGTTCTCACTCATTGAATTCAAGTCGGCGTACTTGGAAGCCAAACCTTCAAAAAGTTCGTATTCTTGTTGACGGTAAGCCAAAGCGTGTATGGGTTTCAACTAAAACTTTGAAATCTGGTAAAGTTACCCGCGCATAA
- a CDS encoding Asp23/Gls24 family envelope stress response protein, which yields MAVKIKTKTGLIDISNGVIATVVGSAATSNYGVVGMASKNAIRDGFDGILNRANYRRGVVVQSEDNEITVDVYIVVGYGLKISEVSRNVQDSVKFNLKNQLGIDTKAVNVIVQSVKVLDE from the coding sequence ATGGCTGTTAAAATCAAAACAAAAACAGGTTTGATTGATATTTCAAACGGTGTAATTGCAACCGTCGTGGGTAGTGCAGCTACTTCAAATTATGGTGTAGTTGGCATGGCCTCAAAAAATGCCATTCGCGATGGTTTCGATGGTATTCTTAATCGAGCAAATTATCGGCGTGGTGTTGTTGTCCAATCAGAAGATAATGAAATTACAGTTGATGTCTATATTGTCGTTGGTTATGGCTTGAAGATTTCTGAAGTTAGTCGTAATGTTCAAGACAGCGTTAAATTCAACTTGAAGAATCAGCTGGGGATTGATACCAAGGCTGTTAATGTGATTGTTCAGAGTGTTAAAGTACTTGATGAATAA